The Fragaria vesca subsp. vesca linkage group LG2, FraVesHawaii_1.0, whole genome shotgun sequence genome includes a window with the following:
- the LOC101304732 gene encoding uncharacterized protein LOC101304732, giving the protein MADEAQYSSGPDSGGNKRKYEEPTTRRVTGFSAPILPSSSPDSVPTSYSSVPPPVDDIQLAKQRAQEIAARLYNNASSGVAAAAGLETKRPRVDNGGGYDSGDRGFSSIPSDAKPYSAPSSIPVSYGFQGGSKKIAVPNGRVGVIIGKQGETIKYLQAQSGGAKIQVTRDADADLNCPTREVEIMGTPEQISKAEHLINEVLAEAESGGPAVVSRRSTGQAGAETFVMKIPNNKVGLVIGKRGETIKNMQASTAARIQVIPLHLPPGDTSIERTVQIDGTSEQIEAAKQLVNEVISENRARNPAMGGGYSQQGYQTRPPTGWAPSGPPMQQPGYGYGQSGAYSGATPQYNASQPSYPGYPPQPASGGYPTNWDQSAAAPTQQTSQGGSYDYYSQQPSHQQQNPGGSAAPADNASYNYGQPPISGYNQQGQGYSQDGYGGYQAPPQSGYGQPPAYDQHGYPAANYGNVSNPAPDTSSYGSQGESAQAPPVQPAPGGQQAYTANQQPSPNPASYPPQVPSQPGYGMPPTSQTGYGTQPPAQSAYGPGYGAPPQAQKPPAQSPTTPGSYGQPPAVHPGYPHSQPPPSGYAQPDSGARVPPSSYGSTAAQAGYGGPPAYGAPPSGQPGYGQAPPYNTSYGAAGYTQPPAYSAEGANGNTRGGAYDAAGAGAPPASQTAQPSGVAKTSPQS; this is encoded by the exons ATGGCCGACGAAGCTCAATACTCCTCCGGCCCCGATTCCGGCGGCAATAAGCGAAAATACGAGGAGCCTACTACCCGCCGTGTCACCGGCTTCTCAGCCCCCATCCTCCCTTCCTCATCGCCCGACTCTGTGCCGACGTCCTACAGCAGCGTCCCTCCCCCCGTCGACGACATCCAGCTGGCCAAGCAGCGCGCCCAGGAGATTGCTGCTCGCTTGTACAACAACGCCAGTAGCGGCGTCGCCGCCGCCGCCGGACTCGAAACCAAGCGCCCTAGAGTTGACAACGGCGGCGGCTACGATTCCGGTGACAGAGGCTTCAGCTCCATTCCATCTG ATGCCAAGCCTTACTCAGCTCCATCGTCGATTCCAGTTTCGTATGGATTCCAAGGAGGGAGCAAGAAGATTGCGGTTCCGAATGGCAGGGTTGGTGTTATTATTGGTAAACAGGGAGAGACTATTAAGTATCTTCAGGCTCAGTCAGGAGGAGCCAAGATTCAGGTTACTCGAGATGCGGATGCCGACCTCAACTGTCCTACTAGGGAGGTGGAGATCATGGGAACTCCAGAGCAGATCTCAAAAGCTGAGCATTTGATAAATGAAGTTCTTGCTGAG GCTGAATCAGGTGGTCCTGCTGTAGTTTCTCGAAGATCAACTGGACAAGCAGGAGCTGAAACATTTGTAATGAAAATTCCTAACAACAAG GTTGGTCTTGTAATTGGTAAACGAGGGGAAACTATTAAAAATATGCAAGCTAGTACTGCTGCTCGTATCCAG GTGATTCCTTTGCATCTTCCCCCCGGTGACACCTCAATCGAAAGGACAGTACAAATTGATGGAACTAGTGAACAAATTGAAGCTGCCAAACAGTTGGTGAATGAAGTTATTAGCGAG AACCGTGCTAGAAACCCAGCAATGGGTGGAGGATATTCACAGCAAGGTTATCAAACACGTCCTCCCACTGGCTGGGCTCCTAGTGGTCCTCCAATGCAACAACCTGGTTATGGATATGGACAGTCTGGAGCATATTCTGGTGCAACACCTCAATATAATGCATCTCAGCCTTCTTATCCTGGCTATCCTCCTCAACCTGCATCTGGTGGATATCCCACCAATTGGGATCAGTCAGCTGCTGCACCAACTCAGCAGACCTCTCAGGGAGGTAGTTATGATTACTATTCCCAACAACCCTCACACCAGCAGCAAAACCCTGGTGGTTCTGCTGCGCCAGCGGATAATGCTAGCTACAATTATGGCCAGCCGCCTATTTCAGGCTATAATCAGCAAGGACAAGGTTATTCTCAAGATGGCTATGGTGGATATCAGGCACCACCTCAATCTGGGTATGGCCAGCCACCAGCATATGATCAACATGGTTATCCTGCAGCCAACTATGGTAATGTGAGCAACCCAGCTCCAGATACTTCCTCTTATGGATCTCAGGGGGAATCAGCCCAAGCACCTCCTGTGCAGCCTGCTCCAGGGGGCCAGCAAGCATACACTGCCAATCAACAGCCTAGCCCAAACCCTGCAAGTTACCCGCCCCAAGTGCCTTCTCAGCCAGGTTATGGAATGCCCCCAACTTCTCAAACTGGTTATGGGACTCAACCACCTGCTCAATCTGCATATGGGCCTGGATATGGAGCACCACCTCAAGCACAAAAGCCTCCTGCTCAGTCACCCACCACTCCCGGTAGCTATGGTCAACCACCAGCTGTGCATCCAGGTTATCCCCATTCTCAGCCTCCACCTTCCGGATATGCTCAGCCTGATTCTGGTGCACGTGTCCCACCATCCAGTTATGGTTCTACAGCAGCTCAGGCAGGCTATGGTGGCCCCCCAGCGTATGGTGCACCGCCGTCTGGTCAGCCAGGTTATGGGCAGGCACCACCCTACAATACATCTTATGGGGCTGCAGGATACACACAGCCTCCTGCATATTCTGCTGAAGGAGCGAATGGAAACACTCGTGGTGGGGCATATGATGCTGCTGGTGCTGGTGCTCCTCCTGCTTCACAGACTGCTCAGCCAAGTGGAGTTGCCAAGACTTCCCCACAGAGTTAA
- the LOC101305032 gene encoding NADH dehydrogenase [ubiquinone] iron-sulfur protein 7, mitochondrial-like, with the protein MALLTRVPRVPLQLGAQRALALHTTPSLYSSATSSSPATYERPPPPATSSPAGLSKAAEFVISKVDDLMNWARRGSIWPMTFGLACCAVEMMHTGAARYDLDRFGIIFRPSPRQSDCMIVAGTLTNKMAPALRKVYDQMPEPRWVISMGSCANGGGYYHYSYSVVRGCDRIVPVDIYVPGCPPTAEALLYGLLQLQKKINRRKDFLLWWTK; encoded by the exons ATGGCTTTGCTGACTCGAGTCCCGCGCGTGCCTCTCCAGCTCGGCGCCCAACGCGCCCTCGCCCTCCACACCACCCCGTCTCTCTACTCCTCCGCCACCTCCTCCTCTCCGGCCACCTACGAACGCCCTCCCCCGCCGGCCACGTCGTCCCCGGCCGGACTCTCCAAGGCGGCGGAGTTCGTGATCTCCAAGGTCGACGATCTGATGAACTGGGCCCGGCGTGGCTCCATCTGGCCCATGACCTTCGGCCTCGCTTGCTGCGCCGTCGAGATGATGCACACCGGCGCTGCCCGCTACGATTTGGACCGCTTCGGTATCATTTTCCGGCCAAGCCCTCGCCAGTCCGATTGCATGATCGTCGCCGGCACTCTCACCAATAAGATGGCCCCGGCTCTCCGCAA GGTTTATGACCAAATGCCTGAGCCTAGATGGGTCATCTCTATGGGCAGCTGTGCAAATGGGGGTGGCTACTACCATTACTCGTATTCTGTCGTCAGGGGATGTGACAGGATTGTCCCTGTTGATATCTACGTCCCGGGCTGTCCTCCCACTGCTGAGGCCCTACTCTATGGCCTTCTCCAGTTGCAGAAGAAGATCAACCGGCGCAAAGATTTCCTCCTCTGGTGGACCAAGTGA
- the LOC101305330 gene encoding serine/threonine protein phosphatase 2A 55 kDa regulatory subunit B beta isoform-like produces the protein MNGGGEGPATSGAAATVPLDWKFSQVFGERTAGEEVQEVDIISAIEFDRTGDHLATGDRGGRVVLFERTDAKENGAHRKDLERMDYSMSKHPEFRYKTEFQSHEPEFDYLKSLEIEEKINKIRWCQTANGALFLLSTNDKTIKFWKVQEKKVKKLSEMNVDQSKSLGNGPVVDSTPEISKPYLANGVCKDNHISFPSNDTSIPAGGFASLRMPVVTSPETSLLARCRRVYAHAHDYHINSISNNSDGETFISADDLRINLWNLEISSQSFNIVDVKPTNMEDLTEVITSAEFHPTHCNTLAYSSSKGSIRLIDLRQSALCDNHSKLFEEHEAASSRSFFTEIIASISDIKFAKNGRHILSRDYMTLKLWDINMDSGPVASFPVHEYLRPKLCDLYENDSIFDKFECCLSGDGARVATGSYSNLFRVFGCSEGSTEATTLEASKNPMRRQVQTPSRPARSLGNLPRVLRRGADNSGADTNGNGFDFTTKLLHLAWHPTENSLACAASNSLYMYYA, from the exons ATGAACGGCGGCGGAGAAGGTCCGGCGACGTCTGGAGCGGCGGCGACGGTGCCGCTCGACTGGAAGTTCTCTCAGGTCTTCGGAGAACGGACCGCCGGCGAGGAAGTTCAGGAAG TTGATATAATATCTGCTATAGAATTCGATAGAACTGGAGACCACCTTGCCACTGGAGATCGTGGAGGGCGGGTGGTATTATTTGAAAGAACTGATGCCAAGGAG AATGGTGCACATCGGAAAGATCTGGAGAGAATGGATTATTCCATGAGTAAGCATCCTGAGTTTCGATATAAAACTGAGTTCCAGAGTCATGAACCTGAG TTTGATTATTTAAAGAGCTTGGAAATCGAGGAAAAAATCAACAAGATTCGATGGTGTCAGACAGCAAACGGTGCACTGTTTCTTCTCTCAACTAATGACAAAACCATCAAATTCTGGAAG GTCCAAGAGAAGAAGGTAAAGAAATTATCTGAGATGAATGTGGATCAGTCTAAATCTTTGGGAAATGGTCCAGTTGTTGACAGTACACCAGAAATTTCCAAACCATACCTTGCAAATGGAGTATGCAAAGATAACCACATCAGCTTCCCAAGCAATGATACTTCTATTCCAGCTGGGGGTTTTGCATCCCTGCGAATGCCTGTG GTGACCAGTCCTGAGACAAGTCTTCTGGCTAGATGTCGAAGAGTCTATGCCCATGCCCATGACTATCATATCAATTCCATTTCAAATAATAG TGATGGCGAAACTTTTATATCAGCTGATGATCTGCGAATTAATCTGTGGAACTTAGAGATCAGCAGTCAAAGTTTTAATATTGTTGATGTGAAACCTACAAACATGGAGGATCTAACTG AGGTGATAACTTCAGCAGAATTCCACCCTACTCACTGTAACACGTTGGCATACAGTAGTTCAAAAGGCTCAATTCGTCTTATTGATCTGCGGCAGTCAGCTTTATGTGACAATCATAGCAAACT GTTTGAAGAACACGAAGCAGCCAGTTCAAGATCTTTTTTCACTGAGATAATAGCCTCAATTTCAGATATTAAGTTTGCTAAGAATGGAAGACATATACTTAGTCGTGACTATATGACTCTCAAG CTGTGGGACATCAATATGGATTCTGGCCCAGTTGCGAGTTTCCCTGTTCATGAATATTTAAGACCTAAG CTGTGTGATCTGTATGAAAACGATTCTATCTTCGATAAATTTGAGTGCTGTCTAAGTGGAGATGGAGCTCGAGTGGCAACAGGGTCTTACAG CAATCTGTTTCGAGTGTTTGGTTGCTCTGAAGGGAGCACGGAAGCAACGACATTGGAGGCCAGCAAAAACCCCATGAG GAGACAAGTCCAAACACCATCAAGGCCTGCTAGATCTTTGGGAAATCTTCCTCGTGTTCTGAGGCGAG GTGCAGATAACTCTGGAGCCGATACAAACGGAAATGGTTTTGATTTCACGACAAAGCTGCTACATCTTGCATGGCATCCTACTGAGAATTCACTTGCATGTGCTGCTTCAAATAGCCTTTACATGTATTATGCGTAA